In Deinococcus puniceus, one genomic interval encodes:
- a CDS encoding protease inhibitor I42 family protein — protein MKPLLAALSVFALTSPLLLAAAQPASAPAKATMTRTLDISATQTTRTLTVQAGDVLRFHLPTQAGTGYSWRAVEVEAQYLVLIDKTNTPPPARPAGSPPVVGGAGSTLTYVYYVKKALTQGTARFAIPVSFVDTGPGGNSEPLLTFTLTSK, from the coding sequence GTGAAACCTTTGCTGGCCGCGCTGTCTGTGTTCGCCCTCACTTCTCCCCTGTTGTTGGCCGCCGCACAGCCAGCCAGCGCCCCTGCAAAGGCCACCATGACGCGCACATTGGATATCTCGGCCACCCAGACCACCCGTACCCTGACCGTGCAGGCGGGCGACGTGCTGCGCTTTCATTTGCCGACGCAGGCGGGCACCGGCTATAGCTGGCGGGCGGTAGAGGTGGAAGCCCAGTATCTGGTGCTGATCGACAAAACCAACACGCCACCTCCCGCCCGGCCCGCGGGTTCGCCTCCGGTAGTGGGCGGCGCTGGCTCCACCTTGACCTACGTGTACTACGTGAAAAAGGCGCTGACACAGGGCACGGCCCGCTTCGCCATCCCGGTCAGTTTTGTGGACACTGGCCCCGGTGGAAATTCCGAGCCGCTGCTGACGTTTACCCTCACTTCTAAGTAA